One part of the Rutidosis leptorrhynchoides isolate AG116_Rl617_1_P2 chromosome 1, CSIRO_AGI_Rlap_v1, whole genome shotgun sequence genome encodes these proteins:
- the LOC139886631 gene encoding pentatricopeptide repeat-containing protein At1g03540, with protein sequence MNLLLRRHHSCLAHIVPQPSIDQKIISLCKSNHLSDAIHLLNSIHSQKHNLTKKPIIYAILLQTCTTSNSFNHGLQLHSHVIKTGLETDRFVGNSLLALYFKLCTDFVQTERVFDGLYYKDVVSWTSMISGFIRVGKPWCSVHLCKKMLGICVEPNGFTLSSVVKACAEIGDVNLGRVFHGIVFRRGFDTNHVIASSLIDMYGRNYVPYDARKLFDEMLEPDSICWTSVISAFTRNDLFEQALGFFLLMLRKYRMSPDGFTFGTVLTACGNLGRLKQGKQVHCKVVTSGICDNVVVDSSLVDMYGKCGSLDESRKVFDRMSKPNSVSWCALLGGYCQKGDFDTVIEIFRAMDNVDLYSFGTIIRACAGLAAVRQGKEVHCQYLRKHAHRCVIIESALVDLYAKCGYIDFACRLFNDMQIRNLITWNSIIGGFAQNGRGVDAIKMFNIMIDEGIEPDSISFIGVLFACSHAGLVDEGRGYFRLMNKYEIEGGIEHYSCMVDLLGRAGHIDEAEDLINGSEFKDDKSLWATLLGACTTSTDFIVAERVAKKMMDLDPNYHLSYVLLANVYRAIGRWSESVKIIGLMKDRGVHKTLVKVLIRVHLGATFSPLQFRQGLKNIPEQ encoded by the coding sequence ATGAATTTACTGTTACGGCGTCATCACAGTTGTCTTGCTCATATCGTTCCCCAACCCTCAATCGATCAAAAAATCATATCTCTCTGCAAAAGCAACCATCTTTCCGATGCCATACATCTCCTCAACTCAATCCATTCCCAAAAACACAATCTCACCAAAAAACCAATCATATACGCCATTCTCTTACAAACTTGCACAACCTCAAATTCATTCAATCACGGTCTCCAATTACACTCCCACGTCATCAAAACCGGACTAGAAACCGACCGTTTTGTCGGCAACAGTTTGCTCGCTCTGTACTTCAAATTATGCACCGATTTCGTCCAAACTGAACGTGTATTCGATGGACTTTATTATAAAGACGTTGTTTCTTGGACTTCTATGATATCCGGTTTTATTCGTGTTGGAAAACCTTGGTGTTCGGTTCATTTGTGTAAGAAAATGTTGGGCATTTGTGTTGAACCGAATGGGTTTACGTTGTCTTCGGTGGTTAAGGCGTGTGCGGAGATTGGTGACGTTAATCTTGGTCGAGTGTTTCATGGGATTGTGTTTCGACGTGGGTTCGATACCAATCATGTGATTGCAAGCTCGTTGATTGATATGTATGGGAGAAATTATGTTCCGTATGATGCACGGAAGCtgtttgatgaaatgcttgaaCCAGATTCTATATGTTGGACTTCAGTTATTTCTGCTTTTACGAGAAATGATTTGTTCGAACAAGCATTGGGGTTTTTTCTTTTAATGTTGAGGAAGTATCGAATGTCGCCAGACGGGTTTACTTTTGGAACGGTATTGACTGCTTGTGGTAACTTAGGAAGGTTAAAACAAGGGAAACAAGTTCATTGTAAAGTCGTTACGTCTGGAATTTGTGATAATGTGGTTGTTGACAGCAGTTTAGTTGACATGTATGGTAAATGCGGTTCATTAGATGAATCTCGTAAGGTTTTTGATAGAATGAGTAAGCCAAATTCGGTTAGTTGGTGTGCATTACTTGGTGGTTACTGCCAAAAGGGCGATTTCGATACTGTTATTGAAATCTTTAGAGCAATGGATAACGTTGATTTATACAGTTTTGGAACTATTATTCGCGCTTGTGCAGGTTTAGCAGCCGTGCGACAAGGTAAAGAGGTTCATTGCCAGTATCTAAGAAAGCATGCGCATCGATGCGTTATCATAGAATCAGCTTTAGTTGATCTTTATGCAAAATGTGGTTATATAGATTTTGCGTGTAGACTATTTAATGATATGCAGATTAGAAATTTAATAACTTGGAATTCAATAATTGGCGGGTTTGCTCAGAATGGGCGAGGTGTAGATGCGATTAAGATGTTTAATATTATGATCGATGAGGGAATTGAACCCGATAGTATTAGTTTCATTGGTGTACTTTTTGCATGTAGTCATGCTGGTTTGGTAGACGAAGGGCGTGGGTATTTTAGGTTGATGAATAAGTATGAAATTGAAGGTGGAATTGAGCATTATAGTTGTATGGTTGATTTGTTAGGGCGTGCGGGGCATATAGACGAAGCAGAAGATTTAATTAACGGGTCGGAatttaaggatgataagtctctttgGGCGACACTTCTTGGTGCTTGTACTACGAGTACGGATTTCATTGTTGCAGAAAGAGTTGCTAAGAAGATGATGGATTTGGATCCGAATTATCATTTGAGTTATGTTCTTTTAGCTAATGTTTATAGAGCTATTGGACGATGGAGCGAATCGGTTAAGATTATTGGGCTTATGAAAGATAGGGGAGTTCATAAAACACTAG